From the genome of Candidatus Rhodoluna planktonica:
TGGACCGGAAATTACCGCTGAGTGATTGAAGTTTCGCTGACCAAATCGGCATGCCGTACCACCAAGACACTCGTGGTAGATCTGAATTTGAGCACCCATGTCGACCAGCGCATCGGTAAAACCAAATCGGTTTTCGTAGACCGTCTCATGAATAATCGAGAGACCCTTGGCTTGCGTCAGTGCAACCACCAAAGGCTGCTGCCAGTCAGTCATGAAGCCTGGGTGGACATCGGTCTCAAGCACTACGGGCTTGAGGTCACCGCCGGGGTGATAAAAACGGATGCCATCATCCTCGATTTCAAAAGCACCGCCAACCTTACGGAAGACGTTCAAGAAAGTCATCATTTCGGCCTGTCGAGCACCACCAACAAAGATGTCGCCCTTGGTGGCCAGAGCTGCGCAGGCCCACGAAGCTGCCTCATTGCGATCAAACAGAGCACGGTGGGTGTAACCGGAGAGCTTTTTGACGCCCTCGATGCGGATTACGCGGTCGGTATCTACCGAAATAATTGCACCCATTTTTTGCAGAATGGCAATGAGATCCATAATTTCGGGTTCGATAGCGGCACCCGATAGCTCGGTAACACCCTCGGCTCGAACCGCAGTGAGCAAAACCTGTTCGGTGGCGCCAACCGAAGGGTACGGCAACCTAACTTTGGCACCTTTTATACCTTTCGGCGCAGAGATTCGTGTGCCGTTTTCAAGGTTTTCGATTACTGCGCCAAAGTTGCGCAGTACTTCAAAGTGGAAATCGATTGGGCGATCGCCAATGTGGCAACCTCCAAGGCCGGGGATAAAGGCCTCGCCGAGCTGGTGCAGCAGCGGGCCGCAAAACAAAATGGGGATGCGTGATGAGCCGGCGTGAGCGTCGATGTCGACCATTCGTGCCGACTTCACGTTGCTCGGATCTAGAGTCATTTCACCGTCTGGCGAGTGCTGTATTTTCACACCGTGCAGCTGCAGCAGTCGGCTAACGATTTCAACATCGCTGATAAACGGCACATCTTTGAGAGTGCTCGGAGTTTCACCCAGAAGAGCAGCAACCATAGCCTTGGTGACCAGGTTTTTTGCACCTTTGAGGTCTACTCGTCCGGTAAGTGGCTTACCACCGTGAACGGTGATCTGACTCATTGCACTCCTTAGTGCTTAGCGGGCAGGGTCTTGGGTAGCCAAGCAGCTCGCTTTGCCTCAAAATCGGTGATTGCTTGCTCATCGCGAAGGGTTAGGCCGATGTCGTCTAGACCCTCTAGCAGTCGCCACTTAGTGTATTCGTCTATCTCAAATGGCACAGTCAAATCACCCAGTGTTGCTGTTTGATTCGGTAAATCAACCTGAATTTCAACACCTGGATTCGCCTCGATGGCCGACCAAAGCTTTTCAGTGTCGGCGTCAGAAATAACACCGGCAATCAAACCCTGTTTACCCGAGTTGCCGCGGAAAATGTCGGCAAACTTTGACGAGAAGACCGCTTTAAAACCGTAGTCGCGCAGCGCCCAAACGGCGTGCTCGCGAGAGGATCCGGTGCCAAAGTCTGGCCCAGCAACCAGCACCTGCGCCTTTTGGTAAGGCTCTTGATTCAAGACAAATTCAGGATCGTTGCGCCAAGCCGCGAAGAGAGCATCATCGAATCCAGTTTTTGTAATTCTCTTTAGGTAAACAGCAGGGATGATCTGGTCAGTGTCGACATTGCTACGACGCAACGGTGCAGCCACTCCTGAAAATACGTTGATTTTTTCCATTAGTTGCCGCCTTCAAGATCAGCTGGGCTAGATAGGGTTCCACGAATTGCAGTTGCCGCAGCGACCAGCGGGGAAACTAGGTGGGTTCGAGCACCCTTACCCTGTCTGCCTTCAAAG
Proteins encoded in this window:
- the murA gene encoding UDP-N-acetylglucosamine 1-carboxyvinyltransferase, which encodes MSQITVHGGKPLTGRVDLKGAKNLVTKAMVAALLGETPSTLKDVPFISDVEIVSRLLQLHGVKIQHSPDGEMTLDPSNVKSARMVDIDAHAGSSRIPILFCGPLLHQLGEAFIPGLGGCHIGDRPIDFHFEVLRNFGAVIENLENGTRISAPKGIKGAKVRLPYPSVGATEQVLLTAVRAEGVTELSGAAIEPEIMDLIAILQKMGAIISVDTDRVIRIEGVKKLSGYTHRALFDRNEAASWACAALATKGDIFVGGARQAEMMTFLNVFRKVGGAFEIEDDGIRFYHPGGDLKPVVLETDVHPGFMTDWQQPLVVALTQAKGLSIIHETVYENRFGFTDALVDMGAQIQIYHECLGGTACRFGQRNFNHSAVISGPTKLHAADIRVPDLRGGFSHMVAALAAEGTSNVTNVQLISRGYEHFLQKLEALGADFSYTE
- the leuD gene encoding 3-isopropylmalate dehydratase small subunit, with the translated sequence MEKINVFSGVAAPLRRSNVDTDQIIPAVYLKRITKTGFDDALFAAWRNDPEFVLNQEPYQKAQVLVAGPDFGTGSSREHAVWALRDYGFKAVFSSKFADIFRGNSGKQGLIAGVISDADTEKLWSAIEANPGVEIQVDLPNQTATLGDLTVPFEIDEYTKWRLLEGLDDIGLTLRDEQAITDFEAKRAAWLPKTLPAKH